A genomic window from Cucumis melo cultivar AY chromosome 8, USDA_Cmelo_AY_1.0, whole genome shotgun sequence includes:
- the LOC103485170 gene encoding serine/arginine-rich splicing factor SR45a, with protein MADVHRKRYSRSPSPWRAPSRSRSRSRSRSRPRSRSRSWSRPRSPSRGRSRSRSRGRDHANNPGNTLYVTGLSTRVTERDLEDHFSKEGKVASCFLVVEPRTRISRGFAFVTMDNVDDANRCVKHLNQSVLEGRYITVEKSRRKRPRTPTPGHYLGLKSTRDSGYRGDRGSRYRGGGSFREDYGYRRSPRRSPYRGAREYSPRHSPPYGGGRSRRDHSRSPPPYSPPYGGSPDRRYPRGSR; from the exons ATG GCCGATGTTCATCGCAAAAG GTACTCTCGATCTCCTTCACCCTGGCGAGCTCCTTCTAGATCAAGATCCAGATCTAGATCACGATCGAGGCCCAGGTCCAGGTCCAGATCATGGTCAAGGCCAAGATCCCCAAGTCGTGGAAG ATCAAGGTCCAGAAGTCGTGGGAG GGACCATGCCAACAATCCTGGGAATACTCTTTATGTCACTGGTCTATCTACAAGAGTCACTGAAAGAGACCTTGAAGATCATTTTTCCAAGGAAGGCAAG GTAGCTTCTTGTTTTCTTGTGGTTGAGCCTCGAACACGGATTTCTCGTGGTTTTGCATTTGTTACTATGGACAATGTAGATGACGCTAATCGGTGTGTTAAGCATCTCAACCAGTCAGTTCTAGAAGGTCGATATATAACTGTGGAGAAG TCGCGGCGGAAACGGCCAAGAACTCCAACACCAGGACACTATTTGGGGTTGAAAAGCACTAGAGACTCTG GCTATCGTGGCGATCGAGGTAGTAGATATCGTGGTGGTGGCTCCTTCCGTGAAGACTATGGGTATCGTCGGTCTCCAAGACGCTCACCATATCGAGGGGCTCGTGAATACTCCCCTAGACACTCCCCCCCTTATGGTGGGGGGAGATCAAGGAGGGATCACTCAAGGTCACCGCCACCTTACTCTCCTCCTTATGGTGGCAGCCCGGATAGGAGGTATCCTCGTGGCTCT
- the LOC103485168 gene encoding phospholipase D delta, with the protein MAESLEEVYLHGDLDLKIIAAVHLPNMDIVSDNLRRCFTACGTVNYSAIKSVATKSRSVAGEAKAHHGHGKIITSDPYVTVRVPQATVARTRVIKNSQNPHWNEHFVIPLAQKMAELEFQVKDDDVFGAEVMGTVKIPAQDIASGKTISGWYTVIGSNGKPPKPDTALRIEMKFTSVEENPIYRHGIAGDPEHRGVQHTYFPVRKGSSMRLYQDAHVPDGLLPQIELDGGNVYRQEKCWEDICYAISEAHHMIYIVGWSVFHKVKLVREPTRPLPRGGDLTLGDLLKYKSEEGVRVLMMIWDDKTSHDKFFINTEGLMQTHDEETKKFFKHSSVICVLSPRYPSGKLSYVKQKVVGTVFTHHQKCVLVDTQGYGNNRKITAFLGGLDLCDGRYDTPEHRLFHDLDTVFKDDFHNPTIPPGAKAPRQPWHDLHCRIDGPAAYDLLINFEQRWNKATRWTEFGLRCRRITHWHDALIKIERISWILSPHVTLLEDGSTKVPEDDPKVYVSKEEDPENWHVQIFRSIDSGSVKGFPKDVHLAESQNLVCAKNLAIEKSIEMAYIQAIRSAQHFIYIENQYFIGSSYGWPGYKNAGADNLIPMELALKIASKIRAKERFVVYVIIPMWPEGDPNSGPMQEILYWQGQTMQMMYDIVASELKSSGQPDLHPQDFLNFYCLGKREEIPENGPTTDDPTACNSLKNRRFMIYVHAKGMIVDDEYVIIGSANINQRSMAGTKDTEIATGAYQPHHTWAKKKKHPHGQIYGYRMSLWSEHLGMLNPCFEEPETLECVRKINGIAEDNWNRFVDNEFRTLQGHLLRYPVLVDDDGKINPLPGHENFPDVGGKIIGSHSAAIPDVVTT; encoded by the exons ATGGCGGAAAGTTTAGAAGAGGTCTACCTCCATGGCGATCTCGACCTTAAAATCATTGCGGCCGTTCATTTGCCTAACATGGACATTGTATCTGATAATCTCCGTCGTTGCTTCACGGCCTGTGGTACTGTCAATTACTCTGCCATTAAATCCGTCGCAACCAAGTCTCGTTCTGTTGCCGGTGAGGCGAAAGCCCACCATGGCCATGGAAAAATTATCACCAGTGATCCATATGTTACCGTCCGGGTTCCTCAAGCCACCGTCGCTCGGACTCGGGTCATAAAAAATTCCCAGAATCCCCATTGGAATGAGCATTTCGTTATCCCTCTTGCACAGAAGATGGCCGAGTTGGAATTTCAGGTGAAAGACGATGATGTCTTTGGAGCTGAAGTTATGGGGACGGTCAAAATCCCTGCTCAGGACATTGCCTCCGGTAAGACAATTAGTGGGTGGTATACGGTGATTGGCTCAAATGGCAAGCCACCAAAGCCCGACACTGCACTTCGAATCGAAATGAAGTTCACCTCAGTTGAAGAAAATCCAATATATCGACACGGCATTGCTGGAGATCCCGAGCATAGGGGTGTGCAGCACACTTATTTTCCTGTCAGGAAAGGGAGCTCCATGAGATTGTACCAAGATGCTCATGTGCCTGATGGGCTACTCCCGCAGATTGAATTGGATGGAGGGAATGTTTATAGACAAGAGAAATGTTGGGAGGATATCTGCTATGCTATATCAGAGGCTCATCATATGATTTATATCGTCGGTTGGTCCGTCTTTCATAAGGTGAAGCTGGTTAGAGAGCCAACCAGGCCGTTACCGCGAGGTGGAGATTTGACTCTTGGTGATCTCCTGAAATACAAATCAGAAGAGGGTGTCAGAGTTCTGATGATGATTTGGGATGACAAGACTTCTCATGATAAGTTCTTCATTAACACG GAAGGATTGATGCAGACGCATGACGAGGAAACCAAAAAATTTTTTAAACATTCTTCTGTGATCTGTGTGCTTTCACCTCGCTATCCAAGCGGCAAGCTAAGCTATGTGAAACAGAAG GTTGTAGGGACTGTCTTCACACACCATCAAAAATGTGTCCTTGTTGATACACAGGGATATGGTAATAATAGAAAGATAACTGCTTTTCTTGGAGGTCTTGATCTCTGCGATGGTCGTTATGATACACCTGAGCATCGATTGTTTCACGACCTTGACACAGTATTTAAGGATGATTTTCATAATCCTACAATTCCT CCTGGAGCCAAAGCTCCAAGGCAACCATGGCATGATTTGCACTGTCGGATTGATGGGCCAGCTGCTTATGACTTGCTTATAAACTTTGAGCAACGTTGGAACAAAGCCACAAGATGGACAGAGTTTGGACTACGGTGCAGGAGAATTACTCACTGGCATGATGCTTTAATAAAGATAGAGCGTATTTCGTGGATACTAAGCCCTCACGTAACTCTCTTAGAAGACGGTTCTACAAAAGTTCCTGAAGATGACCCAAAAGTATATGTTTCAAAGGAAGAAGATCCTGAAAATTGGCATGTTCAG ATATTTCGATCCATTGACTCTGGTTCAGTTAAAGGATTTCCAAAAGATGTCCATCTCGCCGAGTCACAG AACCTTGTTTGTGCCAAAAACCTGGCTATTGAGAAAAGCATTGAAATGGCATATATCCAAGCTATCAGATCAGCacaacattttatttatatcGAAAATCAGTACTTTATTGGATCGTCATATGGATGGCCAGGGTATAAAAATGCCG GGGCTGATAATCTCATTCCCATGGAGTTGGCCCTTAAGATTGCGAGCAAAATAAGAGCCAAGGAAAGATTTGTTGTATATGTTATCATACCAATGTGGCCTGAGGGAGATCCAAACAGCGGTCCCATGCAAGAGATCCTTTATTGGCAG GGACAAACAATGCAAATGATGTATGACATTGTTGCAAGTGAATTGAAGTCATCAGGGCAACCAGATTTGCACCCTCAAGACTTCCTAAATTTTTACTGCCTTGGAAAACGGGAAGAAATTCCTGAGAATGGGCCAACCACTGATGATCCAACG GCATGTAATTCGCTAAAAAATCGACGGTTTATGATTTACGTGCATGCCAAGGGGATGATAGTAGATGACGAATATGTAATTATTGGGTCTGCAAATATTAACCAAAGATCTATGGCTGGAACAAAGGACACGGAGATAGCCACAGGCGCATATCAACCGCATCATACGTGGGCGAAGAAAAAGAAGCACCCACACGGTCAG ATTTACGGATACAGAATGTCGTTGTGGAGTGAGCATCTTGGAATGCTAAATCCATGTTTTGAGGAGCCAGAAACTTTGGAATGTGTCAGAAAAATCAATGGGATTGCTGAGGATAACTGGAACAGATTCGTAGACAATGAATTCCGGACATTGCAAGGCCACCTTCTCAGGTATCCGGTGCTCGTGGACGATGATGGGAAAATCAACCCTCTGCCGGGACATGAAAACTTCCCTGATGTAGGGGGGAAGATAATAGGTTCTCACTCAGCTGCAATTCCTGATGTTGTGACCACATAG
- the LOC103485167 gene encoding probable prolyl 4-hydroxylase 10, producing MAKHRQSRFPTRKSSSSSTLVFTLLIMFTFVILILLALGILSIPGNSGGSTKVHDLSSIVRKTSDDVDEEKGEQWVEVISWEPRAFIYHNFLTKEECEYLISLAKPHMQKSTVVDSETGQSKDSRVRTSSGTFLPRGRDKTIRTIEKRISDFSFIPVEHGEGLQVLHYEVGQKYEPHFDYFLDEYNTKNGGQRIATVLMYLSDVEEGGETVFPAAKGNFSSVPWWNELSDCGKKGLSVKPKRGDALLFWSMKPDASLDPSSLHGGCPVIKGNKWSATKWMRVEEYKA from the exons ATGGCGAAACACAGACAATCTCGATTCCCTACTCGGAAGTCCTCTTCTTCCTCTACTCTCGTTTTTACCTTGCTCATTATGTTCACTTTCGTCATTCTGATTCTTCTCGCCCTTGGAATCCTCTCGATCCCTGGGAATTCCGGCGGTTCGACCAAGGTTCATGATCTCAGCTCGATTGTGCGGAAAACTTCCGATGA CGTTGACGAGGAGAAAGGGGAGCAGTGGGTTGAAGTGATCTCATGGGAACCTAGAGCTTTCATTTATCACAACTTTCTG ACAAAGGAGGAATGTGAATACCTAATCAGCCTTGCCAAGCCTCATATGCAAAAGTCTACAGTTGTTGACAGTGAAACTGGACAGAGTAAAGATAGCAG AGTTCGCACTAGCTCTGGAACGTTTTTGCCGAGAGGACGTGATAAGACTATTAGAACTATAGAGAAAAGGATTTCTGATTTCTCCTTCATACCCGTAG AGCATGGAGAAGGACTTCAGGTTCTTCATTATGAAGTAGGACAAAAATATGAACCTCATTTTGATTACTTCCTTGATGAGTACAATACAAAGAATGGAGGTCAACGTATAGCAACAGTGCTTATGTACCT CTCAGATGTCGAAGAAGGAGGTGAGACAGTGTTCCCTGCTGCCAAAGGAAACTTTAGTTCTGTACCTTGGTGGAATGAGCTTTCAGATTGTGGGAAGAAAGGACTTTCAGTTAAACCAAAGAGGGGCGATGCATTGCTTTTCTGGAGCATGAAGCCTGATGCTTCTCTAGATCCATCAAGTTTGCATG GTGGCTGCCCTGTTATCAAGGGGAATAAATGGTCTGCTACTAAATGGATGCGAGTAGAAGAATACAAAGCTTGA